The proteins below are encoded in one region of Desulfobaccales bacterium:
- a CDS encoding TonB-dependent receptor has product MMHRRQLLFAVLFLILAPATVALGAEKGATEVQTLEEMVVTATGTEVPGKETATSSTVFLAPEMDLRQEPRVSSFLRDVPGATISQTGSRGGTTSLLLRGGNNNMTLVLLNGFRLNETGGLFDFSKLTLDNVERLEVVRGPMSSLYGNDAMTGVVQLFTRKGSGPPRLTAASLWGAHAEGHSRNNLISEQRLSLTGSAGAFSYSLAYGRYDDTGILSFNNRFASNVVNSRFDLEPLRNLTFTLTQYYVDTYYGFPTFSGDRFDPKDKGGVGLDPDQNQKSRLLLLGLTTRYTPFPWWEHELQLGFLNTLLRYNNPANPREVLFQDFDFFSRDQETQWTAHYRTNLVFGAKERLAGTTTLGVELRHARYEGWSRDWDWLTFSGYKESTTKAHRGSVTWYLQEQLAVRERFFLNLGASLEDNRAFQKLEFCPRASAALRFPETDTTLRAAGGRAVKAPSFLETNSLNPFFRGNPKLNPEKNVSWEVGADQWLWQGRLRAGVTYFENHFTDLIQYVQTGFTTGTFENIAAARTKGIEAYIQTKPYRGFSLRASYTYLTQFRVLDDGGITSINIITGKNLLRRPRQTVSFDLSYVRGPLELNVHGLYVGVREDRRPSFLPPYYAVRERRGGYFTADLAASYTLVQNWHQVKSLKLMVRALNLFDRDYEEVFGYSSPRFQIIGGLRLEI; this is encoded by the coding sequence ATGATGCACAGACGACAGCTCCTGTTTGCGGTCCTTTTCCTGATCCTGGCCCCTGCGACCGTCGCGTTGGGCGCCGAAAAGGGGGCGACGGAGGTCCAGACCCTGGAGGAAATGGTGGTCACCGCCACCGGCACCGAGGTCCCCGGCAAGGAAACGGCCACCTCCAGCACCGTGTTTCTGGCGCCGGAAATGGATCTCCGCCAGGAACCCCGGGTGAGCTCCTTCCTCCGGGATGTGCCCGGCGCCACCATCTCCCAGACCGGCAGCCGGGGCGGCACCACCTCCCTCCTGTTGAGGGGAGGCAACAACAACATGACCTTGGTGCTCTTAAACGGCTTCCGGCTCAATGAGACCGGCGGACTGTTTGATTTCAGCAAACTGACCCTGGACAACGTGGAGCGTCTGGAGGTGGTGCGGGGGCCCATGAGCTCCCTCTATGGCAATGATGCCATGACCGGGGTGGTGCAGCTTTTCACCCGGAAAGGGTCCGGTCCCCCCCGGCTGACCGCCGCCAGCCTCTGGGGGGCCCATGCCGAGGGCCACAGCCGCAACAACCTCATCAGTGAACAGCGCCTCAGCCTCACGGGTTCCGCCGGCGCCTTCTCCTATTCCCTAGCCTATGGCCGCTACGATGATACCGGGATCCTCTCTTTCAACAACCGCTTTGCCAGCAATGTGGTCAATTCCCGCTTTGACCTGGAGCCGCTGAGGAATCTGACCTTCACCCTCACCCAGTATTATGTGGACACGTATTATGGGTTCCCCACCTTCAGCGGCGACCGTTTCGACCCCAAAGACAAAGGCGGTGTCGGGCTGGACCCGGACCAGAACCAGAAATCCCGGCTGCTGCTTTTGGGCCTCACCACCCGCTACACCCCCTTCCCCTGGTGGGAACACGAGCTGCAGCTGGGCTTTCTCAATACCCTCCTGCGCTATAACAACCCGGCCAACCCCCGGGAGGTCCTGTTTCAGGACTTCGATTTCTTCAGCCGGGATCAGGAAACGCAGTGGACCGCCCATTACCGGACGAATCTTGTCTTCGGGGCCAAGGAGCGTCTGGCCGGCACCACCACCCTGGGGGTGGAGCTGCGCCACGCCCGCTATGAAGGCTGGAGCCGGGACTGGGACTGGCTGACCTTCTCCGGCTACAAGGAAAGCACCACCAAGGCCCATCGGGGGAGCGTCACCTGGTATCTCCAGGAGCAGCTGGCCGTCCGGGAGCGCTTCTTCCTGAACCTGGGGGCCAGCCTGGAGGACAACCGGGCCTTCCAGAAGCTGGAATTCTGCCCCCGGGCCTCCGCCGCCCTGCGGTTTCCGGAGACCGACACCACCCTGAGGGCCGCCGGCGGCCGGGCGGTGAAGGCCCCCTCTTTTTTGGAAACCAACTCCCTGAACCCCTTCTTCCGGGGCAACCCCAAACTGAACCCGGAAAAGAACGTCAGCTGGGAAGTGGGGGCGGATCAGTGGCTCTGGCAGGGCCGCCTGCGGGCCGGCGTCACCTATTTTGAAAATCACTTCACCGACCTTATTCAATACGTGCAGACCGGCTTCACCACCGGCACCTTTGAGAATATCGCCGCCGCCCGCACCAAGGGCATCGAGGCCTATATACAAACGAAACCCTACCGGGGTTTTTCGCTGCGCGCCTCCTATACCTACCTCACCCAGTTCAGGGTCCTGGATGACGGCGGCATCACCAGCATCAACATTATCACCGGGAAAAACCTCCTGCGCCGGCCGCGCCAGACCGTGAGCTTTGACCTCAGCTATGTCCGGGGACCTCTGGAACTCAACGTCCATGGCCTGTATGTGGGGGTGCGGGAGGACCGCCGGCCCTCCTTCCTGCCGCCCTACTATGCCGTCCGGGAACGCCGGGGCGGGTATTTCACCGCCGACCTGGCCGCCTCCTATACCCTGGTGCAGAATTGGCATCAGGTCAAAAGCCTGAAACTCATGGTTCGGGCCCTCAACCTCTTCGACCGGGACTATGAGGAGGTGTTCGGTTACTCCTCGCCCCGGTTCCAGATCATCGGGGGCCTGCGCCTGGAAATCTGA